Sequence from the Chelonoidis abingdonii isolate Lonesome George chromosome 1, CheloAbing_2.0, whole genome shotgun sequence genome:
tTGCCCACTGTGGCATTGCAAGCCCCGCGCCACgggccggggggggcggggggcgttCAGGCCGGGGAgaacagggaaggaggcagagggctctttCATTGCTCCTTCCAGGCACcgccctccgcagctcccattggccaggaacagggacccGCAGCGAATGGGAGCTTCGTGGGAGGTAGCTAGAGGAGCGGCAAGAGCAGCGCACGCACGGAATCCTGAAGgggggcccaggggctgcagggacagggtTCCAACTGCTTTCTGGAACGGAGCAGCGCAGAGCTAGGGGCCTGCCCTGGCCATGGTGtgtgccgctgccaccccggagctgctttaggtaagtgatgccaggctggagcctgcgccccagctccctaccctgagccccctgccacattctacacctcaaccccctgccctgagacccctgccacatcccacacccctcctgcaccccaactccctgccctgagccacctgccgcatcctgcacccctcctgcactccctgccctgagccacctgccgcaCCCTCTTGCATCCCACTCACCAactctgccctgagctccctggcacaccctgcacaccacctgcacctcaactccctgccctgagcttccactgcactctgcaccctttctgcaccccctgggggcagcaTTGGGAtggggactttggagaaggggttggattggggcaggaaagggatgggaagaggtggggcaggggtggtgcctaatggaaggggtggagtgggggcgaaGCCAGAGGCAGCGACGGGGGGTGTCAGtaccctcgtggtcatttgagtttgagacccctgttatAAAGTAACACTTTATTTGAGCAACTTCTATGAAATACATCACAAATATAAGGTattgtcaaaatgaaaaatcagcaAACTGAATGGTTGACACTGCGATCTATTCATTAATTTACAGATATTCAGGTTTCCTGGTGATTGTGTCTTATCCATGTTCTTGAGGTTTAGAATTCCTTTTAGTCCTTACTTCAGTATGTGTAAAAGGATAGTTATGTTAAAATCATGTTAACTTTTTTGCCACTTAGGCTGTTTGTTTGCCTTTTGAATTATCTTTTGAATCAACACAATTTTACAGTGTTCctctatttataaataaaattttaattagcCTGACCTGATTGCATGTAGATTGAAAAGCTTGAGCAATTCcagcaaaaaataaattagacCGACTATTTTGTCTCAGGAACAACTTACTTcagaaagtttttgttttttggggagggggggaggcacGAAATATTTTCACTACTAGTCTGTCTAGCCCGCATTTGGGTTTCTCACCGTAAGAACCATGAACAAATGCAGATGTTAGGAGCAGTGATTTTTATAAAATTTCAAATTGCCAGTGACTCTAAGATGAAGAAGGCAATTCACAGCTCCTCAAATATTTGCCTTATATCTGGAATAAATTGTATCTGTTTTGATACAGTCAAATCCTAAAATAACTCTAAACAACAATATTAAGGCTCTGCTAAATTTGACAGTCATATTATTTGGAATGAGTTTAAATTGGCTAGCTTGATATTTTGAAACAATtgctttaatttaaattggaatGAGTAAAATAGTTTCAGGAAACTACATTAACAAATATTGCCAGGTTGGGctagattaattttttgaattgtCTGTTTACATTGCTTATATCTTGAGTTACTAACGGAACTCTTGATAGTCTAGTTTGTGTTTCTGAGAACTTTAAAAATTTGTATTTTCAGTGTTACAACTGTGGAAGGCTTACGGAAACGGCCGCTAATTGTATTTGATGGCAGTTCAACAAGTACAAGTATAAAAgtgaaaaagacagaaaatggagCTACTGATCGCCTAAAACCTCCTACAGCTGGAATCACTGCCGATACTTTTAGGAGACCATCTGTTCCTTCAAACGTCTCAACATACATTCCAGCCTCCAGTTTATCACAGGAGGCTAAACTGGAAACTAGGAAGAATGAGGCTAAACAGAACAGTGTTCCAGTGACTAATAGCGTATTGGCTAATCTGAAGTTGCCACCTTTGACCCCTGTAGCAGGAGCTGCTGTTGTGAAATTAAAGAGAGCAGCTCCAAAAGAAGAATCTGAATCAGCGGTATGTATGTTCACACCACTGtgtagttttttgttgttgttttttttgcaaatcTTTTCCTTGAGCATATGAAGGAGCAGGTAGGTCCTCAGATCCTTATATTGAGAATCCATTATAACTGTTGTATTTTAGTTTTATCTTGAAAGTCATTTTATATAATTTGGTATATGCATTACCGTAGTACGTACAGTATGGTTGgcaaacacatagcaagagacagtcatTCCCCTGAAAAGTTTATAGTGTAAAGAGACcaaacagacaaaaggtgggaggatAAACAGAGGTGCAGatagatgaagtgacttgcctaataTTGCAtaagagctgggattagaactctggtctcttgattccctgttctgtatCTTATCGATTAGACTGCCCTTTCAGTAAAATACTATTTAATAACTAGTGTTGCAGAAtcacctaggagtcccagtcatgggccaggattCTATTGTCTGGGTAccgttcaaacaaaacaaaaagatgatcctCATCCAAAGACCTTACAGTCGAAGTACAAGACCTGAGACAACAGGTGATTAGATGAATGGGCACAAGGCAACGATGAGATAATACTGGTCAGTATGATAGTCAGCTCTCTCAGCACATCAGCTGTCTAACTGTTATCAAGTTGCTTTTGTAGGAACTGTTACCCAAGGTTTTCAGAATCCAAAACTGTGGATTAACTGTTTCACTCCAAGTGGTCTCATGAATAAATCGGTCTGATGAAAGATTGATACAAGGAAGTGTGCTCTTATCTAAAACTACTGTTTATTAGATATAAGTGTGCACACACACGAGCAATAGGTTTAGGACATCCAAAATAATTACCTACAATCTGAGATGATATTGAGTAATTAGCAGCAGGTCAGCAATGGCTGGTCGCATCCCTGCCAGGGAGTATGGTGTCAGGAAAAAATCTCTCAGGATAGCTTCAGCAAACTGCTCCAAAGTACGCTCTATTATCTAGTCTTTTTATAACTAAACTCAGAACACATAGTTCATAACGGCCCCCAATGGGTCATTACTTCTAATTTCAGTCAACTAGTTATCAACAAAACATTCCTAGCAATCTTAGCCATAATAAACTTCTATATCGAAGGCACCCAAGCTCAAAGTCTCCAtccacttattttctttcagtcttataattttttgaatcttttctcccctcctattctgattagcagaaactgcaaGCCTGCAGCTAGTATTTGGCCTTCTCTCAAAAGCCCTCCTTGTCCAAATTAACACTTAACTATGTGGTGGTCTATTATTGTGTGACTGAATGCACACAATATGGCTGCAATTAGTTTGATCAAATTCTGGTGTAACATACCTTTCAATTCCGGGGTAATAGCATCACAgtaaagaagggatttgaaggagtaCAATAAGGTGGTTTTATTGATGTTGTTGGGGAGCTCCTCATGCATGAGGAgcaacatgggagaaagcatgaaggtgcttgagAACTTAACAAGTGGGCAATCAAGGCTTGTGTcattggcagagcagaggcaggagttgGCATTGCGATAGCGTATGAGAGATGATAGGTTGGGGAACAGGATGTGAAGGGCCTTGAACTACATGTCTTCACTTTCATGTTTGGTGCACTGGAGAAGTACTAGCCAGTGCAGTGGTGCAAAGAAAGATTCCAAGTGACAAGCTGAGGaagtgatctttgcagcagcattttgagtGGCTATGAGTGAGGCAAGAGAAAAAGCCACTCAAGCctagagaaaaggatgttgcaggaATCAAGACACACATTGTTGATGGTCTGTGTGGAGGGAAAAGAGGCtatatttttttgaaatgttgtGCATTAAGAATTGGCAagatgtgaggacctagagaagGCAATGCTCAAGATAATACCCAGGTTACGAGGGTTGAGTGACAGGGGAAAAGGGTGATATTGTCCACAGTGATTGAGGAGGAGGATGGCAGGAGGGTTTGAGAAGGAAAAGACCAAGAATTTAAGTTTGGACCGGAGGCGGGTAGGCAGATTTGAGCATTGAAAGCCAGAGATAGATGCTAGTTGAATTTGTATACAAATAAGATTACCCAAGGACAAGGTGTAAAGGAGGAAGGGACCACGGATGGGACCCTGTGAAACCCCCACAGAAAATTTGAGGGTGGATAAGGAGGATCCTCCAAGTGACGCACTGAAGGAGAGAGATTGAGTCCCAAGAACTGAGGGAAGGCAAGATCTTGAGAAGATAAACATAGGCAACAGTGCTGAAGGTAGCCAACAGGTAGAGGAGGCTGGAGTGAATCTTTGAGAACTGGTGCAGTGGAGCACAAAGGGCAGAAGCTAGAATGAAAAGAGTACATTACATCTATTTCTTAGAGCACTACTGTGAGGTAGGTATAGCTTATGTAACTTTTATCCCAAAAGAACCTACTTTAAATCCTTTAAGATAAGGGCCAACATACAGGAATATTGGCTGACAGCAAAGAATTACTTACCACTGTAATGTGGCTACATTTGGGTGAAACAGCAATGTTTCATGGGAGttcagggaaggagtggggaaaaaaaatatatcagattTGAACTGCAGAAGGAATTTAGGTAATTTTTACTGAATTAAAATGTTCTCAGGAAGCCGTTTTTCTACTCTTAAATAATGCTTATCTCTTAGGGATGTGTGTTTACTTTTCAGCCTGggtgtgtgattcccagctcaaggagacatacatTAGCTCTGATTGAGCCAGCGCACTAAAAACAGAATATAGCTGAGTGAGAGGGGCTAGTTGCCCCAAGTACCTGCCTATGGTCTCTGATGCTGCTatggctacattctatttttagtgcgCTAAGTCATTCAGAGTTAATGTGACTGTCTCCTTGTGCTGAGACTCTCACCCCCAACTCAGAGCATAGACCTAGCCTTATAGCAATTTTCATCCACTTACCGAAAAAATCTTTCTCAAGGGAGGCCAAATAGAATAgggtatctccattttacagatggggaagttgaTTTCTGAGGAAAATGGCGTGGAATTAGAGTGCTCAGGTACTCATTTGTATGTTTTTAATCTCAAAGGCAGCTCTTTCAGCAACACTTCCTGCTGGCTCAGTACTGATCTAGTGCTTCAGCCTGGCTTTGAAGAGTACCACCTTCTGAAAACATCACTAAACTACTGCAGTGTTCTTTAAAGATCTTTTAGATACTGCCCATGTTCAAACTTAAatggttttgaaatttgtttggtTCACAGCACAGAGGTGCTGTATGGTATGGTTTTGTTCacctattaaatatttaatagagCTTTCCATTAAGTGCAGCTAACTcgcatgattaactcaaaaaaaattaatcgcagttttaatcgcactgttaaacaatagaatactaattgaaatgtattaaatatttttggatgtttttctacattttcaaatatattatttcagttacaacacagactacaaagtgtacagtgttcactttataatatttttttacaaatattttcactgtaaaaataaaaaaatatttttcagttcacctcgtaCAATAcggtaatgcaatctctttatcatgaaagtgcaacttacaaatgtagatttttatttttatctttttggttacataactgcacacaaaatcaaaacttcagagcctacaagtccactcagtcctacttcttgttcagccaatcacgaagacaaacaagtttgtttgcatttaagggagataatgctgcccgcttcttatttacaaagtcacctgaaagtgagaacaggcattctcatggcacttttgtagccagccttgcaaggtatttacgtgccagatatccTAAACATTCaaatgcctcttcatgcttcggccaccattccagaggacatgcttccatgctgacgacactcgtttaaaaaaaaaacaaaaaaaccccacaacattaattaaatttgtcactgaactccttgggagagactGGCATGTCTCCTGCTGTGAATTTACCTGCATTTTaccgtatatttcatgttatagcagtctcggatgatgacccaacacatactcgttttaagaacactttcactgcagatttgacagaacataaagaaggtaccagtatgagatttctaaagctagctACAGTACTTGAACCAAgacttaagaatctgaaatgccttccaaaatctgagagggacgaggtgcacagcatgcttttagaagtcttaaaagagcaaaacactgatgtggaaactacaggacccgaaccaccaaaaaagaaaatcagccttctggtggcatctgactcagatgttgAAAGTGAGCATGtgtcagtctgctctgctttcagTCATTACTGAGCAGAACCTCTCGTTagcatggatgcatatcctctggaatggttgttgaagcatgaagggacatatgaatctttagtacatctggcacgtaaatatcttgcaacgttggctacaacagtgctatgtgaacacctgttctcactttcaggtgtcattgtaaacaagaagtgggcagcattatctctgcaaaagtaaacaaacttgtttatctgagtgacTGAACAAGTAGGAcggagtgaacttgtaggctctgaagttttccattgttttatttttgaatgcagttatttttgtacataattctacgtttgtaagttcaactttcatgatagagattttattacagtacctgtatgacgtgaattgaaatttttttatttttatagcacaaatatttgtaataaaaaatacatacaaaGTGAGCATTGTGCAccgttctgtgttgtaattgaaatcaatatatttgaaaatgtagaaaacatccaaaaatatttaaatggtagtctattattatttaacagtgcaattaattgatttttttaaatcacttgggaGCCCTAATTTAAATACATTCATGTTCAGAGTTGATTACTGTTGACATTGCTGAAATCAAAATCTTTACTGCATCTTAGATTATTTTGTAGTCTGTTAACAAATATAATTTAGGCCCCAGTTTAGCAAGAtagttaagcatgcacttaaattTAAACATGAGGCATCAGTGTGAgtactcatgcttaaagttaaatatatatCTAAGTATCTTACTGAATCCGGCTGTAATGAATGAGCAAATGGTTTGATGAACATTACTGTTAATTAATCAATGGCTTCAGAGTTCCTAGACGAAAAGTATAAAATAAGAGTTAATGTTGCTTGGTCCCTGAATGACCACCTTCTATCAATAAAGCCCAAATTCCTCATGCAATTTTAATTTGGTAATACTGTTTTTTACTTCCTCTCCTAGACACTCTTGTAGTATTGGTTGTACGAGAAGTGATTCCTGTGTGCATATTTAAAGGATTGTATATAAATGGAAGATATCTTAATTGATGATTTTAAGAGGGGTGTATTTTCTGTTAGAATAAGTGACTTCCTGTTTTGGTGAAATTTGGTGCACAGGTTGTTGGTCATGAGCAGACTTTTTCCATAATTAAAGAAAACCACgtacagcagggatcggcaaccattcagaagtggtgtgccgagtcttcatttatacactctaatttaaagctttgtgtgccggtaatacattttaccaTTTTTTGGAAGATCtctctgtctataatatataaccaaactactgttatatgtaaagtaaacaaggttttcaaaatgtttcagaagctttatttaaaattaaattaaaatacagctatcatcagtttagtgtgatcctttcCCTTGCTTTTACactgctgagttttccaatgtctggcatctatttggatactttaagctgcccacaggcttctgagtgatcagttgttaaccagctCCAAGAGGggcagaggacagatttcatgtgtgaaaatacctgttctcacAGGTATGTGAAGAAAATTGCGTTTTGCAGTGCTTTCAGTGTTTGGAtccaaacagttaaatttcactggtaGGGACATCCAacaggtcagaatagaggcctCATGATCTCCCTTGGTAGCATCAAGTGCGCTGTGCAGATCTACAGACTTTGAtgtccacaattctgagctttttaactgaatgagttgCATTTCGAAATCTTCAACAGCCATCCACTGAAacacagacaaatccaagttgctttcgttgaacttttcaggtttaattagaaaagagaGCATTGAGCCAAattgctggaaatcttgaaatctgtcagaaaaatctgattccagttcttgaaTGTACTTTCCAATCTCATCAACATTGACAGTGCAACGTGTCGATAGCTCTTTTATGAGTTGAAAGTAGAAGTTTGAATATCCCtggaaaaaactgctagtttcacAACAAATGCTTTCCAGGCTTTATAAAGATCCAAAACTGCAAGCCttgcaccctggagacagaggttgagttcgTTTAGGTGAGTGGTGATATCAGTTAGAAACAggagcttacacagccatttaTCATCCAGTTCAGGGTAGTTTTGttatttttctgacaaaaaggccttgattgtatcaaaacagtttacaaagcgcaccaaaaccttgccacgaCTTAGCAAccgaatgttgctgtgaagtgagATCATTATAAGCACTGTCTATCTCTTCTATCAGTGCTTGAAATTGTCTGAGAGTCACAGGAGACtgagcaacaaggaaattcacaattcgcaccactgtattcatcacattattaagctctgaattagaaattttagcgcacaggttttcttgatggatgatgcagtgaaatttgactgtcggatggccaatttgatcttcaagtaactttacaaatcccttctgttttccaaccatggcaggagcaccatctcgtcacacaaaatatttttctgattgtCAACTCTTCGTTCTTccaaatggtttacaaaacttaGTATATCTTCCccccctttgttgtgccatgcaggggttttaggcaacaaagttctTCTTGGATTTCATCGGAAGCACAGTATCTTGCAAAAACTGCCAAATGTGGATCGTCATTTTATATCCACACTCTCATCAAGTGCAACAGTgaacactgctgtgtctttcaaTGTAGTCATCTGcttttctttaatgttttctgccatttcactttgcgtctctcaactgttctggcagagatgggcagttcttttattctagatatgattgtatctttatttggcaaatcattgaacaaaatctctgaactgctgagaaaaactttgtttatatattccccatctgtaaatggctttctatttttttgcaatgcactgttcAATCTTGTAACtgccttctgtagcttgattttgttttacttacacttaagtttttaaaaacactgcttggCTTCTCATAggctgctactgcctttttgattcagtcttgtctgcttcatcAAGAAAGGGTTTTCTTgtgcttcatttcaaaatgttgttgtttGACACTTGATGTGCAACAAAGactttcataacagaaagcacaaatagcacggtccttcttttcaataaatccaaATGTCTGTCCAAGCAGGCTTAAATGATTGGACATCTAGCTTCGCTTTCTTAGGAGCTACCATTTTGTTAAATGTTCCCTTCAACTCTCagtggagggcgggggggggaggggggaatggtgaTAGAAAGCAGGCACAAGGTCAAACGCATTGTGGTCTGATATAAGCAATTTTaagatgggggtgctgagctgcaccccctctTGCCTCATGTGCAACCCTCATTGTACCAGGCTGGGGACAGTGGGCCACAGATgggaggctgcagagcagtgatccaaggccaggagcagagcccagcgtggcctgctgggactccaggctGGAAAGCAGGCTGAGCAAGGCTGGAGATCCAGACCCTCGTTGGCAGGAGGTCAGCTCCTGGAACCCCAGCTCGGCAGCTGAGatgagtggagctggcagctggtagggctgagcaagaccggaggcctggaccctgtctggcagggggcctgtggtGGAACTCCAACCAGAAGCAAGGTGAATAGGACCAGCGGTGGGACCCCGgttggcaaggggccagcagtgggagcCCCAGAGCAGCTGCGGGCTGAGGGGCTCAGCCCgtccctgctctggggtttcggccgctggctcctgccagctggggtctcggcctgctgccggcctggggttccttcccccaggccagcagctggcacTGAGTGGGACCAGGCACAACCCCTGCTggtaaggggccagcagtgggagcCCCAGAGCAGCTGCGGGCTGAGGGGCTCAGCCCgtccctgctctggggtttcggccgctggctcctgccagctggggtctcggcctgctgccggcctggggttccttcgcccaggccagcagtgggcactGAGTAGGACCGACGGTGGGACCTCGGCTCGCAGGAGCCGGCAGcagaaaccccagagcagtggcaggctcagcagctcagcccaccccGCGTGCCATCAATAATCAGCTCGTGTGTCATAGGTTGTCGACCCCGATGTACAGAATAAGGTGGTAAAGAATCTTCACCATACGAGAGACGCTGCTGTTGGGACTGTTACTATGCAGCATTAAACTAGCAAAACAGTTTTAACATTGGTCTTTGTTGAGACTTAAAGTGGCACATCGTTCCATTAGTATGAAACCCAGCAGACTTCTTGCATATTGGCGCTTGCCATTTCAGGCACACTGCTACTTGCTTTTAAGAACCACTCATGGTGTTGGTGTTAATTTGTAAAGTGTCTGGTCTGCGTCCTGATCACCTTAAAGACCATCTCTTTGCAACTTCCCAGTATCTGAGATTAGCTCAATTGCTGCTCACAATACCCAGATTTGCACTCTCAAAGTTTGGTGTCAGCATCTGTGTTGAACTGTACTTGAGTCTGGATCCTGCTCCCCTGTTTGGTCTGCCAGAGCTGGTTTGACTTTCAGGATATGGTGCAACGTTCATCTGTTTATCCAGGCATTTGCCTGTCTAACCAACTGGAGACTGTTTCACAGTTCCTTCTTATTTCTGATGTCTTGGAGATTGATTTTGGAGGTTGTCTGTTTGCTGCCAATTCTTATAAAcgtcttatttttaaatttgcaagTGCACACAGAGGCTTAAGCAATGGGTTCCTCATTTATACATGGTAGTGTGAAGAAATACCTTTTTTCTCTAGTTGTAATTTTTCAGCAGTTTTACGCAGGtgatctttgtttgttttttagaacaGAGCAACATTTTTAagattctttaatttttaaaaatgagatttaattatatttaatttttaagagTAGAATATATTCCTGTACTTGCTTTAAAACATTCTCCATGAATCAAACTTTAGTCGAAAGTTCTTACGTGGATGTATTTCTAAATTACTCATGTTTTTCTAGTAAGAAGGATACTTTTGGTAAACCTGCTCACCACAACAAAAAATGGATAAGTTTGCAAGAGGTTAGATTTATCACCCTTTATAGTTCTCCTGCTTCCTTTTTACTTTCTGGGTAAGCCTGACATTTTAACTTCCTCCAGAAGATGGCATCAGGAAGTTACTATAATGGTGCATACAGTGCTAAAATGCTCAGCTAACCCTCTCTGGATATTGTACAATAATTGCTAAATATTGTCTAGTGCAGCACATCTAATATTAGTTGTATACTTTCTTCTATTCCAGAATGATCTAAAACCTACAGAAGCAAAGAAGAAAATCCAGCATGTAACATGGCCATGAATTAGTGGGGGTCCTGGAAATGTAAATATATCCTTCCTGTAGTTCAGAACAGTTGAAGTACTATTCTCTTTAAACTATACAGGGATTCACATTGTTGTGAAGTGTTCTTAAATTTGAAAGCTCCCTTATATAAAGCTGGAATCATAGTCTCACCAATCACCTTAAAAGTGTCTACCTTCTTGCACTGAGAGTGCATTGAGACCCTTCCAAAGGTGGTGGTTGTCATACGAGAtactaaaaaaaaaccctgcttttgAATTTTCAAGTATACTGTAGTTCATCTCCTACGTGTCTCTACAAAACACATTTGTGGGcttaaaaatgttcatattttatgCTATATAGCTAAATTCAGTTTAGTAGGTCATGTCCTGGCTAAATACCCAACACAATTCTTGAAGTTTCAGGTTATATGAAAGACTGTGAATCCAAACCCTGTTTGGGTTTCAGAAGATAGTTAAACAATATAGTATAAAATCATCCCATTGACAGACTTTATtgtagagaaaaaaatatttttgttacacAGAACAAAACTACAGACTTAAcctgtattttaaatacaaatacaagTTAGTAATAACAGATGAACTATATAACATCCTTGCTTCAAATTGAAGCTTCTGTAGTCATTTGAGATAAAAAAATGCACATGGAAGCACATTATTAGAATCTATTTTCAGTATGAATCTGAGGAAAAATAATGAATGGATTAGTGCAGTGCTCTTATATATACACATCTGTGTGCATGCAACAAGTTTCTATTGTTATCCCAGTTATAATAATTCTTGTTAAAATAAAGTGGGAAATCCTAGAATGTGGGCCAACTCTCTCCTCTCATTAGCACGTAAAGAGGCAACAATCACTGCACTGAGTTAGAATAGTATACTCTTAACAATGTCTAGCCTCTTCCCTACCTGtgacagttttaaaataagattgtttgcttttctttgaaTCCCAGTGGATTTCATTTGGATTATTACTTGTGTGGTGTAACACACTGGATCTGGTCCTAtgtccattaaaatcaatggcaaaactattgATTTTTGGTGGTTAAATGGACCTGATCTTGCACCTACTTTGGGTGTATATGGTAAATAGTAAAGCTTCTATATGCAAAAACTAATATGAAATCTGTGTTCCTCCCATATGAAAGCCTTTCATCACTTAATTTAAACATGAAGAAAATCCTTTTTCTGGCTTTGAACCAATTGAAAATGCTGTCAGCAGCGATCTGAAAGCTTACTTagaattttttaatgtatatgtATTGAAAATATGAACAGTAGTCTACGTTGGATATGGCTGAGACAAGTTTCCCATTCATTATTGTGGAATCAAAGGCACTTCTAAATGCTGTAAAATAGTAAGAAtgatgtgtgttttttaaatactgtgtgcTCGTCTCCTTTTACTAAACACTAAAATCTGTGTGCAGGTTTTACACTTCAATACAGAAAAGTTTCACGTTAATGTACATTTTGTATGTAAAGAGTGGTCTTTTAAGTAGTTTTATCTTAtttaaataaactgaattaaAAGTAATCTTTTCAGTAGTGTAGATCTATTTTGTAATGTAATTAAACCTGTTCAATTGAAATAGTAATGTTGAAGTGTACTCAAAGTCACTGAGACTACTTcctaaagttaagtatgtgcataagtgtttgcaataTTGCAGTTGTAATTTGGTAAATGTtacacctctttttttttttttttttttgatggttgGATCACAGAAGTCTAGGAATGAAATCTTGTGTTAGAATACCTGTC
This genomic interval carries:
- the C1H2orf49 gene encoding ashwin, with protein sequence MAAQGGGGRMDSDLLLHPELLSQEFLRLTLEQKNILVENNAKIDKDGLTNLYVQHAIPLPQRDLPKSRWGKMMEKKRELNEAKNDRKSVTTVEGLRKRPLIVFDGSSTSTSIKVKKTENGATDRLKPPTAGITADTFRRPSVPSNVSTYIPASSLSQEAKLETRKNEAKQNSVPVTNSVLANLKLPPLTPVAGAAVVKLKRAAPKEESESANDLKPTEAKKKIQHVTWP